In the genome of Chryseobacterium arthrosphaerae, one region contains:
- a CDS encoding TolC family protein — MKNLEKMKRQSNFFLIIFLFFFHYGSAQDSLKISALEFISVVKNYHPLAVKYQLQNKIAANEIIKARGSFDPVLGGKMGKKNIDGTRYYEQKNIELGIPTWYGIEVTGSYNDLDGEKLNSSDTKGGLYQWGITVPLAKNLLYDHRRAVLDQAKFAQKMTEAEQTVLTNDLLLEAENIYWEWVQHYEIYKLKSKIVDINKNRLQLTKKSFEFGEKAAIDTVEVASQLQNFELQQREAYLSFVKSTQQLQVFLWKDGQELYEISQPIYPSDQLSEHNAFSDFEFLLQEFRSREISNHLSIVYYNQKNNILESERKLKWQSFLPKLDFTYNFFNKENYRVDYLPLFDQNFQYGLKLEVPVFQREARANYQMAKIKISQNLLDTKLKKRELDTKIETYKNEILNYRAQIDLSEKNLINYQKLLYAEETKHSNGESSLFLINSRENKMIEAQEKFISVKTKFLKSYNKLKWMKENFSL, encoded by the coding sequence ATGAAAAATCTGGAAAAGATGAAAAGGCAAAGTAATTTTTTTTTAATCATATTCTTATTTTTTTTCCATTACGGTTCTGCTCAGGATTCACTTAAGATCTCGGCTCTTGAATTTATTTCCGTTGTAAAAAATTATCATCCACTTGCTGTAAAATATCAGCTGCAGAATAAAATTGCAGCCAATGAAATTATAAAAGCAAGAGGAAGTTTTGATCCTGTTCTTGGCGGAAAAATGGGTAAAAAAAATATTGACGGAACAAGATATTATGAGCAGAAAAATATTGAATTGGGAATTCCAACCTGGTATGGAATAGAAGTAACGGGAAGCTACAATGATCTGGATGGTGAAAAACTGAATTCCAGCGATACAAAGGGTGGACTTTACCAATGGGGAATCACGGTTCCTCTGGCAAAAAATCTGCTGTATGATCATCGGAGAGCTGTACTGGATCAGGCAAAATTTGCACAGAAAATGACCGAAGCCGAACAGACCGTTCTCACCAATGACCTTCTTCTGGAAGCGGAAAACATCTATTGGGAATGGGTACAGCATTATGAAATTTATAAGCTTAAATCGAAAATTGTTGATATCAACAAAAACCGGTTGCAGCTTACCAAAAAATCTTTTGAATTTGGAGAAAAGGCTGCAATAGATACTGTTGAAGTTGCGTCACAGTTACAGAATTTTGAGCTTCAGCAGAGAGAAGCTTATCTCAGTTTTGTGAAAAGTACACAGCAGCTTCAGGTATTTTTATGGAAAGACGGACAGGAATTATATGAGATTTCACAGCCCATTTATCCTTCGGACCAACTTTCGGAACATAATGCTTTTTCAGATTTTGAGTTTCTTTTGCAGGAATTCAGAAGCAGGGAAATCAGCAACCACTTATCAATAGTGTATTACAATCAGAAAAACAATATCCTTGAAAGCGAACGAAAACTGAAATGGCAAAGCTTCCTTCCCAAGCTTGATTTTACCTACAATTTTTTTAATAAAGAAAATTACCGGGTAGATTATCTGCCTCTTTTTGATCAGAACTTCCAATATGGTTTAAAGCTGGAGGTTCCGGTCTTCCAAAGAGAAGCCAGAGCCAATTACCAGATGGCTAAGATTAAAATCAGCCAGAACCTGCTGGACACAAAGCTCAAAAAAAGAGAACTGGACACAAAAATTGAAACCTATAAAAATGAAATACTGAATTATCGCGCCCAAATTGATCTTTCGGAAAAAAACCTTATCAATTATCAGAAACTCCTGTATGCCGAAGAAACGAAACACAGCAACGGGGAAAGTTCTCTTTTCCTTATTAACTCAAGGGAAAATAAAATGATTGAAGCCCAGGAAAAATTTATTTCCGTTAAGACAAAATTCCTGAAAAGTTATAATAAGCTGAAATGGATGAAGGAAAATTTTTCATTATAA
- a CDS encoding DUF423 domain-containing protein: MKTITLVFGAVYGMISVILGAFGAHALKKILAVERLESFETGVRYQMYAAFFLLIIGYILKFETSAEKWTSILMIAGTFLFSVSIYFLSMQDYLGMNLKFLGPITPLGGLMMILSWGMLILYFAKNKI, from the coding sequence ATGAAAACAATTACATTAGTTTTTGGAGCAGTTTACGGAATGATATCCGTGATCCTGGGTGCATTCGGTGCACACGCTTTAAAGAAAATATTAGCTGTGGAAAGGCTGGAAAGTTTTGAGACAGGAGTAAGATATCAGATGTATGCAGCTTTTTTCCTGCTGATCATCGGATATATCTTAAAATTTGAAACGTCTGCTGAAAAATGGACCTCCATCTTGATGATTGCAGGAACATTTTTATTCTCAGTGAGCATCTATTTTCTGAGCATGCAGGATTATCTGGGGATGAACCTTAAGTTCTTAGGACCTATTACTCCGCTTGGAGGCCTGATGATGATCTTAAGCTGGGGAATGCTTATTCTTTATTTTGCCAAAAATAAAATATAA
- a CDS encoding chloride channel protein, with translation MKINRRRRLIRTFNLLDQPIRFNPFVFSRTFFMWAVTGLVGGVIAGGYWIVLEHFTEFLAHFQGWQVIPVMAICGLLAGLVIHFIGDPGEIHLIVNNIRFNKGKLDPKNNPSMILSSLFCVASGGSLGPEAPLVQVTGSTGTWLGKIFRLKGEELRSLSIAGMASGFTALFGAPLGGSLFSLEILHHKHAVEYYRAIIPALVASCFSYLMFALIIHLGIGATWDLKAYHYTGVYDFLYASLFGIVGTFFGWIFIFVVKFFKKVFEYRKFPIYIKTFVGGIILGIIAYNFPITRYFGHHEINQLIGGNFGLNFLILVLIFKILAIAITVTSGWRGGFIIPLFFVGTTLGLIIHHLFPAVDTTLAIVSCMAAINACVTRTPMSTTIILGTLTGFTYFVPILFASLTGYFLAPKIPFIGSQSEKLEEE, from the coding sequence ATGAAAATCAACAGAAGAAGACGGTTAATACGAACATTCAATCTTTTAGATCAGCCTATCAGATTCAATCCGTTTGTATTCAGCCGTACTTTTTTTATGTGGGCCGTGACAGGTCTTGTGGGCGGTGTGATTGCCGGCGGATACTGGATCGTTCTGGAACATTTTACAGAGTTTCTGGCTCACTTTCAGGGGTGGCAGGTTATTCCTGTCATGGCCATTTGTGGTCTGCTTGCAGGATTGGTGATCCATTTCATTGGTGATCCGGGAGAAATTCACCTGATCGTCAACAACATCAGATTCAATAAAGGAAAACTGGATCCGAAGAATAATCCTTCCATGATATTGTCATCACTTTTCTGTGTGGCCTCAGGAGGAAGTCTGGGACCGGAAGCTCCTTTGGTGCAGGTAACAGGGTCTACAGGTACCTGGCTGGGGAAAATTTTCAGACTGAAAGGAGAGGAGCTGCGTTCTTTAAGCATTGCCGGGATGGCATCCGGTTTTACAGCACTGTTCGGAGCACCTCTGGGAGGAAGTCTTTTTTCGCTTGAAATTCTGCATCATAAGCATGCGGTAGAATATTACAGGGCCATTATTCCTGCTTTGGTAGCAAGCTGCTTCAGCTATCTGATGTTTGCTTTGATCATTCATTTGGGAATCGGGGCAACCTGGGATCTGAAAGCCTACCATTATACAGGCGTCTATGATTTCCTATACGCTTCGTTATTTGGAATTGTAGGTACTTTCTTCGGATGGATCTTCATTTTTGTCGTGAAATTTTTTAAAAAAGTTTTTGAATACAGAAAATTTCCGATCTACATCAAAACGTTTGTAGGAGGAATTATCTTAGGCATTATTGCTTATAATTTTCCCATTACAAGATATTTCGGTCATCATGAGATCAACCAGTTGATCGGAGGAAACTTCGGACTGAATTTTTTAATTCTGGTATTGATCTTTAAAATCCTGGCCATTGCGATTACCGTAACTTCAGGATGGAGGGGAGGTTTTATCATTCCTCTGTTTTTCGTTGGAACTACGTTAGGACTGATTATTCATCATCTGTTTCCGGCAGTTGATACCACTTTGGCTATTGTAAGCTGTATGGCTGCCATCAATGCCTGTGTGACGAGAACCCCGATGAGTACAACGATTATCTTAGGAACACTTACAGGATTTACCTATTTTGTTCCGATATTATTTGCCAGTCTTACCGGATATTTCCTGGCTCCGAAAATTCCGTTCATCGGATCACAATCGGAGAAACTGGAAGAAGAATAA
- a CDS encoding HlyD family secretion protein, with the protein MKLQSFDNIYHIHKKPRVKKWFFFILIGGIITLFLPWTQNIKVKGNVSSLYQEQRPQQLNSPIPGRITKWNVKNGDYVKKGDTLLHLSEIKDDYLDPLLVQRTQEQVNAKKGVRNYYEAKAATAKNQLQALNSARDLKLNQLKIKISQLNNKLTGEEAELEAVKNELQLSENQFARQKKMYDEGLVSLTQFQQRSISYQNAVAKKTSYENKVAQTRQEILNTHIEQNTVIQDYTEKLSKTEGERFQSMGQIEGSDGDIAKLENQVANYKARQGLYFIIASQDGQIVQLNKAGIGEILKDGENIGTIVPTDVDHAVEIYIKPVDLPLIKEGQRVMCTFDGFPAIVFSGWPNSSYGTFAGKVIAVESNISVNGLFKALVIEDKNEKKWPPKIKMGTGVQGIAILNDVPVWYELWRNINGFPPDYYEVKNEKSGKDEKAK; encoded by the coding sequence ATGAAACTACAGTCATTCGACAATATTTATCATATTCACAAAAAACCTAGAGTGAAAAAGTGGTTTTTCTTCATTCTTATAGGGGGAATCATCACTTTATTTCTTCCCTGGACCCAAAATATAAAAGTAAAGGGTAATGTCAGCTCGCTTTATCAGGAGCAGCGTCCCCAACAGCTGAACTCTCCTATTCCCGGACGGATTACCAAATGGAATGTAAAAAACGGAGATTACGTGAAAAAGGGGGATACTTTACTTCATCTTTCAGAAATAAAAGATGATTATTTAGATCCGCTATTAGTACAGAGAACCCAGGAACAGGTCAATGCCAAAAAGGGAGTCCGTAACTATTATGAAGCAAAGGCAGCCACAGCAAAAAACCAGCTTCAGGCTTTAAATTCTGCGAGAGACCTGAAACTAAACCAGTTAAAAATAAAGATAAGCCAACTTAACAATAAACTTACCGGAGAAGAAGCTGAGCTTGAAGCTGTTAAAAATGAGTTGCAGCTCTCTGAAAATCAGTTTGCAAGGCAGAAAAAAATGTATGATGAAGGGCTGGTTTCTCTTACCCAGTTCCAGCAGAGAAGTATTTCTTACCAAAATGCCGTTGCCAAAAAAACATCTTATGAAAATAAGGTAGCCCAGACACGTCAGGAAATTCTCAACACCCATATTGAGCAAAACACTGTAATCCAGGATTATACTGAAAAACTGAGTAAAACTGAAGGAGAGCGTTTCCAAAGTATGGGACAGATTGAAGGGAGTGACGGCGATATTGCTAAGCTTGAAAACCAGGTGGCCAATTATAAGGCCAGACAGGGTCTGTATTTCATTATCGCTTCTCAGGACGGGCAGATTGTTCAGCTTAACAAAGCCGGGATCGGGGAAATTCTTAAAGATGGTGAAAATATAGGAACGATTGTTCCCACCGATGTGGATCATGCAGTGGAAATCTATATCAAACCGGTGGACCTTCCTCTTATCAAAGAAGGGCAGCGGGTGATGTGTACTTTTGACGGTTTTCCTGCCATTGTATTTTCCGGATGGCCTAACTCCAGCTACGGAACGTTTGCCGGAAAAGTGATTGCTGTAGAAAGTAATATCAGTGTGAACGGGCTTTTCAAAGCATTGGTGATTGAAGATAAAAACGAAAAAAAATGGCCGCCAAAGATCAAAATGGGGACCGGAGTACAGGGAATTGCCATTCTGAACGATGTGCCGGTATGGTATGAACTATGGCGAAATATTAATGGTTTTCCACCGGATTATTATGAAGTAAAAAATGAAAAATCTGGAAAAGATGAAAAGGCAAAGTAA